The genomic window CCACAACCTTTGCCCACTTGGACTCAACCGTTGTATTAAACAGGTCTTTGACAGAGTTAGGTCTTTATCCGGCCGTGGATCCGTTGGACTCAAATTCAACCATCCTTGATCCCAACATCGTCGGTGAAGAACATTACCGAACCGCCCTTGAAGTGCAAAGAGTGTTGCAGAGATATAAGGACTTGCAAGATATCATTGCCATCCTGGGTATGGAGGAATTATCCGATGACGATAAAATTATTGTTCAGCGCGCCAGAAAAATTCAGAGATTCTTGACACAGCCATTCTTCGTTGCCGAAACATTCACCGGCACTGAAGGCAGATACGTAAAATTGGCCGACACCGTGCGTGGCTTTAGAGAAATTTTGGACGGCAAGCATGATGACAAGCCGGAACAGGCATTCTATATGAAGGGTTCAATTGATGATGTAAAATAATATGCTCAAGTTCAAAATCGTTACTCCGGAGAAGACGGTTTATGAAAACGACATCTTTCAGGTTTCTATCCCGACAATGGATGGTGAGATTACCGTGCTTCCACAACACATCCCTTTGGTTTCCATCCTTAAAGCCGGGGAGTTAAAAATCAAAGACAAAGACGGCGACAATGCCATTGCCGTCTCCGGCGGATTTTTGGAAGTGCGCGGAGAAAATGAAATTGTCATTTTAGCCGACCATGCCGAAAGAGCTGAAGAAATTGATGTTGCTAAAGCGGAGGAAGCCAGAAAACGCGCCGAACAGCAGATGAAAGAAGCTGTGAACAAACAGGATGTTGATTATGCCAAATTACAGGCAGTGATTGATAGAGAGATGAACAAAATCCGGGTGGCGAAGAAGTACAAAAATTTGCCACAGATGAAGTAAATTACTTGTGGATAAAATTACTAGTTGACAAATTAGAGAGATTGTATAAAATATATTCAATTACTACATGCATACAGGCCCATAGGTCCACCAAAATGGTCATCTCAACAGAGGTGGCTATTTTGTTTATCTCTCTTGCGCCCCCTTTCCCATTTTGCTATAGTACACCTGTCTATTTTTAATCCATAATCCATACATTTATGGAAAAATGCTCTAAATGCGAGATGCCATTAGAGCACGAAGAGGATCGCTGTATCTGCAATGATGCTCTTTGTACCCATTGTTGTGAATGTGATGCCGGTTGTGGTTGCAGTTGCAAACCAGAGTAATTTCTTCCACAACTTAACGGAAAATCCATAATTTTATGGATGTTTTTAAAGTATATAAACGGCTTTACAGGATTTACGGACCGCAGGGGTGGTGGCCGATTATTGGAAATACTGATAAAAACTGCCATGATCCGTATTTTGAAATCGCCGTTGGCGCTATTCTAACCCAAAATACCGCGTGGAAAAACGTGGCCAAAGCAATTTCCAATTTACACCAAGCCGAACCACTAAAACCCGAATTAATTCTAAAATTAAACACCAGAAAACTTCAAACCCTGATCAGACCGGCCGGATATTACAAACAGAAAACTAAAAAGCTAAAAATATTCTGTCGCTGGCTGGTTGAAAATTACAATGGCGATCTGACTAAGTTAAAAAAATACCAAATTAAAACTGTCCGTGCCAAACTCCTTGATCTGTGGGGGATTGGCAAAGAAACCGCTGATTCAATTATTTTATACGCGCTAAACAAACCAATATTCGTTATTGACGAGTACACACGCCGATTGTGCCACGCCTACAATATAAGTTTTCCCGAATATGATGATTATAGACATTTTTTTGAGACAAATTTAAAGAAAAATAAATCAGCCAAATTATTTCAAGAATATCACGCACTGCTGGTTGCATCAGGGAAAGAAAAACATAAACACGTATGAAGGACAACACTAAACAAACACTCAAAATTTATTGGCGGCATATCAAACAATTTAAAGTTGCTGGTCTTATTGTATTTATTTCCATGATAGCTGTGTCTGTAGTTAATATAATCATACCACTATATTACAAAACTTTTTTTGACGCTTTAGCCAGCGGATCAAGCCAAGATGCCGTCGTTAAAATTTTAATTAATACCCTTATCGCTATTGGCATCTTAGAACTTATTCAGTGGCTAATATGGAGAATTGTAAGTTTTGCCGATACGCACTTTACATCGGAGGTCTCGGCGGCACTCTCAAATAGTTGTTTTAAATACTTACAAAAACATTCTTTCAGCTTTTTTAATAATAATTTCGTGGGTTCACTAACAAAAAAAGTGAGTCGATTCACCAGAGCTTTTGAAAGTATTTCGGATATAGTGGTGTTTAATTTAATGCAACTTGCAGTTAGTATAATAGCCATAATTATTATTCTTCTTCAAAAAAATATCTGGGTAGGCATAGGCATGGTTATTTGGATTGTGGTTTTCATGATAATTAATATTGTCTTTTCCAAATATAAACTAAAATATGATCTAAAACGTAACGAAGCCGATAGTAAAATAAGCGGATTACTAGCTGATACCGTAACAAATAATGTTAACATCAGATTATTTGGCGGCTACAATAGGGAGCTTAAAAATTTTGATAATGCGATTCAAAATTTTAAGAAGTACAGAGTTAAAACTTGGAATTTAGCCAATATTTTTGAAGGTATACAAGGTATTTTATCAGTTGCGTTAGATATCGGCATTTTTTATTTAGCAATTGTGTTGTGGAAAAAACAATCCTTAACCATTGGCGATTTTGTGTTAATCCAATCATACTTAGGTATTATAGTGTCAAGGATGTGGGATTTTGGCAGAGTTATAAAAGCGGTCTATGAAAACTTAGCCGATGCCGAAGAAATGACTGTGATATTAAACACCCCGCATGAAATAACGGATATACAGAATGCGTCAAATCTAATCGTCAAAGAAGGTAAAATTGAATTTAAGGATGTCAGTTTTAACTACAATGAAACCAGAAAAATTATTTCTAAATTCAATCTAAAAATTGAACCAAAAGAAAAGGTGGCTTTGGTGGGCCCGTCCGGAGCAGGGAAGACAACCATTGTCCGGCTACTGTTACGTATGTACGACGTAACCGGGGGAAAAATTTTAATTGACGGTCAAAAAATTTCCAAAGTAACCCAAGAAAGTTTGTGGAAAAATATCAGTATGGTTCCACAGGATCCAATTTTGTTTCACCGCAGTTTGTTGGAAAATATTAGATATGGAAGACCAGAGGCAACTGAAAAAGAGGTAATTGAGGCCGCCAAACTGGCTCATTGTCATGAATTTATCAAAGAAACGGCTGACGGGTATCAAACATTCGTGGGCGAACGCGGCATCAAGTTATCCGGTGGTGAAAGACAGCGCGTGGCCATTGCCCGGGCCATTCTTCATAACGCCCCAATTTTGGTCCTAGACGAGGCCACCTCCAGTTTGGATTCAGAGTCCGAGATGCTCATCCAAGACGCTTTAAACACCCTTATAAAGGGCAAAACAGTGATTGTGATAGCCCATCGGCTGTCCACTATAATGAAAATGGACAGAATTGTGGTTATTACCGAAGGCGGCATTGCCGAGGAGGGCAGTCATAAAATACTTCTAAAAAATAAATCAGGAATCTATAATCGCCTCTGGCAGGTTCAAGCCGGCGGATTTATCGCCTAAATTAAACGCCTACATAAATTATGAGTGAAAAAAAACTAAACCCATCCCAAAAACAAGCCGTTGAATACACCTCCGGTCCGCTGATTATTGTCGCCGGAGCCGGCACCGGCAAAACCACGGTCATCACTGAAAAAATTTGTTATCTGATTAAAAACAAACTGGCCAAACCGGAGGAAATTTTGGCTTTAACTTTTACCGATAAATCAGCCGCGGAAATGGCCGAAAGAGTGGATGGTATGATTGAAATCGGTTATCTTGATCTGCAAATCTCAACCTTTCACGCCTTTTGCCAAAAACTTCTAGAACACCACGCCATTGATATCGGTTTAAGCAACCAATTCAAACTTCTTACCGAAACCGATGCCTGGATGCTGATGCGCAAAAATTTAGATAAATTTAACCTGGATTATTACCGCGCACTGGGTAATCCGTCTAAACATATCCACGAACTTATTTCCCATTTTTCCAAATGCAAAGACGAGCTTATCTCGCCTCAAGAATATCTTGATCATGCCGAGAACCTAAAAATGGACAAAGACGACATGAATACCGAGGAAAAAAATCAGCTTTCGGAAATCGCCAATGCCTATCACGCGTATAATCAATTATTACTGGATAATAACGCGCTTGATTTTGGCGACCTGATTTATTATGCCCACAAGCTTCTAACTCAACGGCCGCTGATTTTAGACGCTCTGTGCAAAAGATTTAAATATATTTTAATTGACGAATTTCAAGACGTGAACTGGGCGCAATACCAGTTAGTGCAAATGCTGGCAGGGGATAGTGCAAAGGGGTTAACAGTGGTGGGTGATGATGATCAAAGCATTTATGCCTTCAGGGGCGCTTCGGTCTCAAATATTTTAAGATTCAAAGACGATTTTCCCAAAGCCAAAGAAATTGTTTTAAACGAAAACTATCGCTCCAACCAAGGGATCCTGGATTATGCCTATAAACTAATCCAAAACAACAACCCGGATCGCCTGGAAGCCAAATTAAAAATTGATAAAAAATTGAAATCAAATTTAACTGGCGCTGTTGATGCTGAAAAATCCGTTGTACACATTTCGTGTTCAACTCTTGATGATGAGGTAAAGGCGGTGGTAAAAGAAATTTCTAAATTAAAAAAAGCAGACAAAGACGCCACCTGGGACGACTTTGCCATTCTAATCCGCGCCAACAACCACAGCGAGCCGTTTATTTCCGCCTTGGAAAAAACCGGCATACCCTACGAATTTCTGGCCGCCGCCGGATTATATCGCCAGCCGGTTGTTTTGGACGTAATCAACTACTTGAAGCTTCTGGAAAACTATTGTGAGTCGTCCGCTATATACAGGATGTTATGTCTGCCGTTTTTACATTTTGATGAACATGATATACAGAAAATATCATACTGGGCCAAACGCAAGGGTACATCATATTATGAAGCTATAAAACGGGCCCAGGAGGTTGGACTTTCCAAAGAAGGCGTCATTATTTGCGATAAAATTTTAAATCTAATTCATACTGGATTGCAAAAAGTCCATCATGAAAAACCGACCATTGTTTTGTATGAATTTTTAGAGCAGAGTGGCTATCTGGAATATTTAACAAAAGAAGAAGACCGTGGCAACAGGGAAGTGATCAGACAAATTTATCAGCTGAAAGAATTTTTTGAGGATATCGCCAATTACGAATCAGTCACGCCCGGCGCTAACACCAGCAATTATTTAGAGCACTTAAACTATATTTTGGAGTCCGGTGACCGAGGAGCAATGTATCAACTGTCGGACACGCCCGATTCCGTAAATATTATCACTGTGCATAAAGCCAAAGGCCTGGAATTTAAATATGTTTTTGTGGTCAATTTAGTTGAAGACAGATTTCCGGCGCGCAAATATGGCGAATCAATTGAAATTCCTACTGAACTGGTCAAAGAACAGTTACCGGAAGGGGACAGCCACTGGCAGGAAGAACGCCGTTTGTTTTATGTGGCCATGACCCGCGCCAAAAACAGATTATACTTAACCAGTGCCAATGATTATGGTGGAGTCAGAAGCAAAAAAATCAGTCGCTTTTTAGACGAGCTTGGATTTAAGGTAGGGGATGTGGGACAGGGGTCAGCGTTACTTTTTGTGAAGCGTGAGAGCGGAACAAAAAGTCATGCTGACTCTGTCCCAGAAGTGGGATCAGCTCAATTCAAATACGAACTTCCCAAGGCCTTTTCCTTCTCTCAAATCAATATCTACAACGACTGTCCATACAAATACAAACTGGCACATATAATAAGTATTCCCACCAAGGGCAATGCCGTTTTCAGCTTCGGACAAACCATGCATAGCACCATGCAGAAGTTTTACCAGCGGATTCAGGAACTAAACAAGGTGGAACAGGGCTCGCTGTTTAATCAGGTCGCTCCCACCCCCAAAGATGATAAAATTAAAGTCCCAACCCTGGATGAACTTATAAAAATATATGAAACCTCCTGGATTGATGAATGGTATAAAGACAAAATACAAAAAGACGCTTACTATAAAAACGGTAAAGATATTCTAAAAATATTTTACGAATCAGAAAAAGACAACTGGACCATTCCGATTGCTTTGGAAAGCAGGTTCAAAATCAAAGTGGGGGAGTACCTGATCAGCGGACGGATTGACCGCGTTGATCAGCTCAAAAATGGTACTTTGGAAATAATTGATTATAAAACCGGCGTCAGCAAAGAAAAAATTGAGGGAGATGATAAAAATCAATTATTGATTTATCAAATGGCGGTTGAACAGCTCGCTGAATACAAAAATTTTGGATCTTTAAACCAACTGACCTTTTATTATTTAAATGACAACCTAAAATTGTCGTTCATGGGCACACCCAAAGAACTGGAAAAACTTGAAGAAAAATTGATTAAAATTATAGACAAAATTCATGCCGGCGATTTTACCGCCACACCCAGCCAGTTTGCCTGCCAGCATTGTGATTTTAGGGATATCTGCCAATACAAAATTTAAATATGCGCTCGCTTAGCGACATCCTGAATAACCATTTTAAAAATTCGCCACTTAAACGAAATGTGGAAGCGTCAATTGTGGTTGAAGAAGCCAACAGAATTATCGCGGAACTCTTGGGACAAGACGCGATCAAATATGCCCAGGCCGTTTATGTAAAAAACCAGATCCTCACCATTGCCTGTTTAAGCTCGGTAATCGCCCAGGAAATCAAGCTTAATGAACCGGTTATTTTGGCCAAAATAAAGGAAAAAGCAGGGGAGCGGGCGGTTCTAAAGATAAGATACTTATCCTAGCTTGCCAAAAGGCCTGTAACAAGCTAGAATAAATACACAAGAATTATGTCTCTAAGGGCTTATTTAATCATAATGACCATCGGCGCCCTAATCTGCTGGCTGGCTTGGTTTTTTGTAGTCGGCAGTATTGATCCCAGCTCTGCCGGCACCATTGGATTTATTTTCTTTTACGCCAGTTTGTTTCTGGCTCTGACCGGTTCATTTGCCATCATCGGATTTTTAATCAGAAAAAAAATTGTAAAAAACGATGATGTGGTATTTCACCATGTAAAGCACACCTTCAGACAGGGAATTATTATCGCCGCGACTTTAATTATCGCTTTAATGCTCTTGCAGGCAAAACTGCTGGCCTGGTGGAACGCAATCCTGCTTTTGCTTTTATTCTTTATCATGGAAAGTATTATATTTACCGGCCGTAAATACAACAATCGGGATATCGCGCCATAACATATGTTTAAAAACCTGTTTGAACGATTCAGAAAAGATATCGGCATTGATTTGGGCACTGCCAACACCCTTGTTTACGTAAAAAACCGGGGCATTGTTATAAACGAACCGAGCGTGGTGGCCGTCAATACGCGCACCGAACAAATTTTGGCGGTTGGCAACGAAGCCAAAGAAATGCTTGGCAAAACTCCGCCGCATATTGTCACCACCCGACCTTTGGTTTCCGGCATCATTTCAGATTTTGAAGTCACGGAAAAAATGCTTAGATATTTCATGGATAAGGTCTACGAAGACAGTATGAATTTTATGACCAGGCCGCGCGTGATAATCGGCGCGCCGCTTGAGATCACCGAAGTGGAAAGAAAAGCTATCATTGACGCGGCCACCAATGCCGGGGCCAGAGAAGTCATGATTGTGGAAGAACCAATGGCCGCCGCCATCGGCGCCAGAATGCCGGTGCGCGAACCGGTGGGAAACTTTGTCGTTGAAATCGGCGGCGGTACTTCGGAAATCGCGGTAATTTCTTTAGGGGGAATTGTCACTCATAAATCCCTGCCCATTGCCGGCGATGAACTTAACCGCAACATCATCCAATACGCCCGCGATGTCTTTAATCTCCTCTTGGGTGAAAAGCAAGCCGAAGAAATTAAAATAAAAATCGGTTCGGCCGTGGAACTTAACGAACCTATGCAATTTCCAATGCGCGGCCGAGATCTGGTAACCGGCTTGCCCAAAGAAATTATGATTAGCGACTCTCAAGTCAGAGAAGCCATCACCAAATCACTGCGAACAATCATTGAAAATATAAAAGCTACTCTGGAAATTACTCCGCCGGAACTGGTGGCCGATATCCATGAAAGAGGAATTTTAATTTCCGGCGGCGGCGCGCTCCTGCGCGGATTTGACCAACTGATTGCCCGGGCCGCCGAAATCCCGGTCCGAATCGCCGATGATCCGCTCACTTCAGTAGTTCGGGGCGCCGGCATACTGCTTGACGAGGATGAACTTCGCGATGAAGTTATAATAAAACCGGAAACAAGAAGGGCCTAAATATGCTTTCTAAAAATACTGGAAGAAATTACATTCTTTTGGGGGCAATATTGGTATTGCTCATTTTTTTTCATTACTTGGGCTGGCTGACCGCGGTAGAATCGGGACTGCGTAAAATCTTGATGCCCATCCCCACCGCTTTTAATAACATAAGGATCAGCATCAGTAATGCCCAAAATAATTCCAAAGACAAACAAGACCTGATTAATTTGTATAATACCTGCCTGGCCAACGGTCAAAAAAATGCGGTTGACGGCGCCCGGTTATTAACGCTGGAACAGGAAAACGCGACCCTGTTAAAACAGCTTAATTTTTTTAACAGCCATAAATACACAATGGTCAGTTCAAATGTTATCGGAAAAAATGACAGTTTGGAAAATATGATTATGATTGATGCCGGACAAAGCGCCAACATAAAAGTAGGGGAGCCGGTAATCGTGGGAGAAGGTATTTTGGTGGGCACAATTGCCAACGTGCAAAAAGACGTATCCATGGTCCGTTTAATCAGCGATAATCAAAGTAAGATCGCCGCCACCATCTTAAACAAAGATAAAAGTTTGGGCGTAGTTGAGGGCGGCTACGGTTTAAGCATAAAAATGAATTTCATCCCGCGCGACGAGGCAGTGATAGTCGGAAATACAATTATCACTTCCGGATTAGAGGAAAATATTCCCCGCGGTCTTTTAATCGGTGAAGTTGCTGCCGCCGAAAATGAGGCCTATCAGCCGTTTCAACAAGCCATCCTGACCCCGATTGTGGATTTATCAAAACTCACCGAAGTCAGCGTTATTACTTCAAATCAATAGAGCTTATGAAGCTTGCTTGGGCCATATTGTCAAAATTTTTAATTATTCTGTCAATTCTGGTTCTGCATTTTTTGATTATAAATTTTTTGCCATATCCAATTAATCATATCAATATAATTTTTCTGTCTTTGCTTTGGCTGA from Patescibacteria group bacterium includes these protein-coding regions:
- a CDS encoding rod shape-determining protein codes for the protein MFKNLFERFRKDIGIDLGTANTLVYVKNRGIVINEPSVVAVNTRTEQILAVGNEAKEMLGKTPPHIVTTRPLVSGIISDFEVTEKMLRYFMDKVYEDSMNFMTRPRVIIGAPLEITEVERKAIIDAATNAGAREVMIVEEPMAAAIGARMPVREPVGNFVVEIGGGTSEIAVISLGGIVTHKSLPIAGDELNRNIIQYARDVFNLLLGEKQAEEIKIKIGSAVELNEPMQFPMRGRDLVTGLPKEIMISDSQVREAITKSLRTIIENIKATLEITPPELVADIHERGILISGGGALLRGFDQLIARAAEIPVRIADDPLTSVVRGAGILLDEDELRDEVIIKPETRRA
- a CDS encoding ABC transporter ATP-binding protein, whose amino-acid sequence is MKDNTKQTLKIYWRHIKQFKVAGLIVFISMIAVSVVNIIIPLYYKTFFDALASGSSQDAVVKILINTLIAIGILELIQWLIWRIVSFADTHFTSEVSAALSNSCFKYLQKHSFSFFNNNFVGSLTKKVSRFTRAFESISDIVVFNLMQLAVSIIAIIIILLQKNIWVGIGMVIWIVVFMIINIVFSKYKLKYDLKRNEADSKISGLLADTVTNNVNIRLFGGYNRELKNFDNAIQNFKKYRVKTWNLANIFEGIQGILSVALDIGIFYLAIVLWKKQSLTIGDFVLIQSYLGIIVSRMWDFGRVIKAVYENLADAEEMTVILNTPHEITDIQNASNLIVKEGKIEFKDVSFNYNETRKIISKFNLKIEPKEKVALVGPSGAGKTTIVRLLLRMYDVTGGKILIDGQKISKVTQESLWKNISMVPQDPILFHRSLLENIRYGRPEATEKEVIEAAKLAHCHEFIKETADGYQTFVGERGIKLSGGERQRVAIARAILHNAPILVLDEATSSLDSESEMLIQDALNTLIKGKTVIVIAHRLSTIMKMDRIVVITEGGIAEEGSHKILLKNKSGIYNRLWQVQAGGFIA
- the mreC gene encoding rod shape-determining protein MreC; translated protein: MLSKNTGRNYILLGAILVLLIFFHYLGWLTAVESGLRKILMPIPTAFNNIRISISNAQNNSKDKQDLINLYNTCLANGQKNAVDGARLLTLEQENATLLKQLNFFNSHKYTMVSSNVIGKNDSLENMIMIDAGQSANIKVGEPVIVGEGILVGTIANVQKDVSMVRLISDNQSKIAATILNKDKSLGVVEGGYGLSIKMNFIPRDEAVIVGNTIITSGLEENIPRGLLIGEVAAAENEAYQPFQQAILTPIVDLSKLTEVSVITSNQ
- the atpC gene encoding ATP synthase F1 subunit epsilon, with translation MLKFKIVTPEKTVYENDIFQVSIPTMDGEITVLPQHIPLVSILKAGELKIKDKDGDNAIAVSGGFLEVRGENEIVILADHAERAEEIDVAKAEEARKRAEQQMKEAVNKQDVDYAKLQAVIDREMNKIRVAKKYKNLPQMK
- a CDS encoding ATP-dependent DNA helicase, whose amino-acid sequence is MSEKKLNPSQKQAVEYTSGPLIIVAGAGTGKTTVITEKICYLIKNKLAKPEEILALTFTDKSAAEMAERVDGMIEIGYLDLQISTFHAFCQKLLEHHAIDIGLSNQFKLLTETDAWMLMRKNLDKFNLDYYRALGNPSKHIHELISHFSKCKDELISPQEYLDHAENLKMDKDDMNTEEKNQLSEIANAYHAYNQLLLDNNALDFGDLIYYAHKLLTQRPLILDALCKRFKYILIDEFQDVNWAQYQLVQMLAGDSAKGLTVVGDDDQSIYAFRGASVSNILRFKDDFPKAKEIVLNENYRSNQGILDYAYKLIQNNNPDRLEAKLKIDKKLKSNLTGAVDAEKSVVHISCSTLDDEVKAVVKEISKLKKADKDATWDDFAILIRANNHSEPFISALEKTGIPYEFLAAAGLYRQPVVLDVINYLKLLENYCESSAIYRMLCLPFLHFDEHDIQKISYWAKRKGTSYYEAIKRAQEVGLSKEGVIICDKILNLIHTGLQKVHHEKPTIVLYEFLEQSGYLEYLTKEEDRGNREVIRQIYQLKEFFEDIANYESVTPGANTSNYLEHLNYILESGDRGAMYQLSDTPDSVNIITVHKAKGLEFKYVFVVNLVEDRFPARKYGESIEIPTELVKEQLPEGDSHWQEERRLFYVAMTRAKNRLYLTSANDYGGVRSKKISRFLDELGFKVGDVGQGSALLFVKRESGTKSHADSVPEVGSAQFKYELPKAFSFSQINIYNDCPYKYKLAHIISIPTKGNAVFSFGQTMHSTMQKFYQRIQELNKVEQGSLFNQVAPTPKDDKIKVPTLDELIKIYETSWIDEWYKDKIQKDAYYKNGKDILKIFYESEKDNWTIPIALESRFKIKVGEYLISGRIDRVDQLKNGTLEIIDYKTGVSKEKIEGDDKNQLLIYQMAVEQLAEYKNFGSLNQLTFYYLNDNLKLSFMGTPKELEKLEEKLIKIIDKIHAGDFTATPSQFACQHCDFRDICQYKI
- a CDS encoding DUF721 domain-containing protein encodes the protein MRSLSDILNNHFKNSPLKRNVEASIVVEEANRIIAELLGQDAIKYAQAVYVKNQILTIACLSSVIAQEIKLNEPVILAKIKEKAGERAVLKIRYLS